The genomic region GGGCGTCCGGAGAACGCGCAGCGAGTTGCGGCAATTGGCCGGGCAACAGGTGCTGAACGTCGGGTATTTCGTGTTTTGTCTGCGGCATGCGTCTTCAAGCTCCGATGTCTGGCAGAATTATACGCATCTAACCTGCGGTTTCTCTTGTTCATGCCTGCTATTACCTACGACCTGCCCGCCCTCGCCCAATCGATCAAAGACTGGGGCCGCGAGCTGGGCTTTCAACAAGTGGGCATCAGCGGCCTGGACCTCGCCGAGCATGAGCAGCACCTGCAACGCTGGCTCGACGCCGGCTACCACGGCGAAATGGACTACATGGGCGCCCACGGCAGCAAGCGTTCACACCCGGAAGAACTGGTACCCGGTACTTTGCGCGTGGTCTCCCTTCGCATGGACTACCTGCCCGGCGACACACAAATGGCCCAATTGCTGGCCAAACCCGAAAAAGCCTACATCTCCCGTTATGCCCTCGGCCGCGACTATCACAAGCTGATCCGCAAGCGCGTGCAGCAACTGGCCGACCGGATTCAGGCACAGATCGGCCCGTTCGGCTTCCGCGCGTTTGTCGACAGCGCCCCGGTGCTGGAAAAAGCTATCGCCGAACAAGCCGGGCTGGGCTGGATCGGCAAAAACACCCTGGTGCTCAACCGCAAAGCGGGCAGTTACTTTTTCCTGAGCGAGCTGTTTGTCGACCTGCCATTGCCGGTCGACCCACCGCACACCACCGAACACTGTGGCCGCTGCACCGCCTGCCTCGACATCTGCCCTACCAACGCCTTCGTCGGGCCCTACGTACTGGACGCCCGGCGCTGTATTTCCTACCTGACCATCGAGCTGAAAAGCGCGATCCCCGAAGAACTGCGCCCCCTGATTGGCAATCGGGTATTCGGTTGCGATGACTGTCAGATCGTTTGCCCGTGGAATCGTTTCGCCCGGCCTACCGACGAAGGCGATTTCAAGCCACGGCACAATCTGGATAACGCAGAACTGGCCGAATTGTTCATGTGGGACGAGGACAAATTCCTCAGCAACACCGAAGGCTCGCCCCTGCGCCGCGCCGGCTATGAGCGCTGGCTGCGCAACCTGGCGGTAGGCCTGGGCAATGCGCCATCAAGCATTCCGGTGTTGGAAGCGTTGAAGGCACGTCGGGAATATCCGTCGGAACTGGTGCGCGAACACGTGGAATGGGCGCTGAACCAGCACGCCGAACGTCAGTGCACGTCGTCGTTGTAAACGAACTTGGGCATTTCCCAATGGAAGCGGATCGCCAACAGGCGCAATAGAAAGCCGCTGAACAGTGTCAGCAGGATCGATTGCTCGCTGGGCAGTTCCAGATAGATGCACAGCATGTAGAACCAGGCGGCGAGGAACGACACGCTGGCGTACAGCTCGCGGCGGAAAATCAGCGGAATGTCGTTGCAGAAGATGTCCCGCAGGATGCCGCCGAATACTCCGGTGATCACCCCGCTGACTGAAGCCACCAGCATACCGTGGCCCATTTCCAGGGCGGTCATGCTGCCGATCAGGGTGAAGGCCACCAGGCCCACGGCGTCCAGCGCCAGGAACAGCGAGCGAAGGTGGCGCATCAATGGAGCGATGAAGATCGTCACCAGGGCCGCCACAGAGGTCAGCACCAGGTATTCCGGGTGTTTGACCCAGGTCAGCGGGTAGTGGCCGAGCAACACGTCACGCACCGAACCGCCGCCCAGCGCCGTCACGCAGGCGATCAGCACCACACCAAACCAATCCATCCCGCGCCGCCCGGCTGACAAGGCGCCGGTCATGG from Pseudomonas yamanorum harbors:
- the queG gene encoding tRNA epoxyqueuosine(34) reductase QueG translates to MPAITYDLPALAQSIKDWGRELGFQQVGISGLDLAEHEQHLQRWLDAGYHGEMDYMGAHGSKRSHPEELVPGTLRVVSLRMDYLPGDTQMAQLLAKPEKAYISRYALGRDYHKLIRKRVQQLADRIQAQIGPFGFRAFVDSAPVLEKAIAEQAGLGWIGKNTLVLNRKAGSYFFLSELFVDLPLPVDPPHTTEHCGRCTACLDICPTNAFVGPYVLDARRCISYLTIELKSAIPEELRPLIGNRVFGCDDCQIVCPWNRFARPTDEGDFKPRHNLDNAELAELFMWDEDKFLSNTEGSPLRRAGYERWLRNLAVGLGNAPSSIPVLEALKARREYPSELVREHVEWALNQHAERQCTSSL
- a CDS encoding trimeric intracellular cation channel family protein gives rise to the protein MMLLMLYLIAITAEAMTGALSAGRRGMDWFGVVLIACVTALGGGSVRDVLLGHYPLTWVKHPEYLVLTSVAALVTIFIAPLMRHLRSLFLALDAVGLVAFTLIGSMTALEMGHGMLVASVSGVITGVFGGILRDIFCNDIPLIFRRELYASVSFLAAWFYMLCIYLELPSEQSILLTLFSGFLLRLLAIRFHWEMPKFVYNDDVH